A window of Ptychodera flava strain L36383 chromosome 1, AS_Pfla_20210202, whole genome shotgun sequence contains these coding sequences:
- the LOC139144810 gene encoding myosin heavy chain, cardiac muscle isoform-like: protein MAVASFHSYTESHVCQRNAGVALVLHWPETEVKLISEGTELQTPPVTNEHVSLVVKGLLSPQFSQIQITKYIVLQLLAQQSVQKKRLDEAIQENASLADHIRKLTETNDTTENELTKYHSIKSKYKEFSCKIEKDEKTISDLKAKLSEQKQSQIDQQSVLEQLQDETRQEKASLADRITALIDTKVITEKELTKCASIESEYKKLSSDMQEKENIIINLEAKLSEEKQFQLEQQSVLKKLQDEIRQEKINLANHIRKLTETKIITENELSKRVNIESEYKKMSSEMEGKEKIIIDLEAKLSEQKTSLSELKQLQDETRQEKASLAANTRKLTETKDISEKELSKRLSLESTYAKLPSEMEKKEKTISDLEAKLSEQKKSLSVLKQQLADARRKKAILPDLIRELTETTDKHEKESTKRVSIEAQYENLSSKMEETEKITNDLEDKLSEQKQSLFVLKQLLGEARQEKASLADYIRELTETKVTAGQELTKRINLESKNEKLLSEKKEKEKIIRDLEAKLLEEKQSQSEQQSVLKQLQDKTRQEKAIWLIKSEN, encoded by the exons ATGGCTGTTGCATCATTTCACTCGTACACTGAATCACACGTATGTCAAAGAAATGCTGGTGTTGCGCTGGTGCTGCATTGGCCTG AAACGGAGGTAAAACTCATCAGTGAGGGAACTGAGCTTCAAACTCCACCAGtaacaaatgaacatgtcagtttaGTTGTTAAAGGATTACTTTCACCCCAATTTAGTCAGATCCAAATCACAAAGTACATAGTTTTACAGCTGTTAGCACAACAGTCTGTACAAAAGAAACGACTGGATGAAGCTATACAGGAAAATGCAAGTTTGGCAGATCACATCAGAAAATTAACTGAGACAAATGATACAACTGAAAACGAATTAACCAAATATCATAGCATAAAGTCTAAGTATAAggaattttcatgtaaaatcgaAAAGGATGAAAAGACTATCAGTGATCTAAAGGCAAAACTGTCAGAACAGAAACAATCTCAGATCGATCAACAGTCTGTATTAGAGCAACTACAAGATGAAACTAGACAGGAAAAAGCCAGTTTAGCAGATCGCATCACAGCATTAATTGACACAAAAGTCATAACTGAAAAGGAACTAACCAAATGTGCTAGCATAGAGTCTGAGTATAAGAAACTGTCATCTGACATGCAAGAGAAGGAAAATATCATCATTAATCTAGAGGCAAAACTTTCAGAAGAGAAACAATTTCAGTTGGAACAACAGTCTGTATTAAAGAAATTGCAAGATGAAATTAGACAGGAAAAGATTAATTTGGCAAATCATATCAGAAAATTAACTGAGACAAAAATCATAACTGAAAATGAATTATCCAAACGTGTAAACATAGAGTCTGAGTATAAGAAAATGTCATCTGAAATGGAAGGAAAAGAAAAGATCATTATTGATCTAGAGGCAAAACTGTCAGAACAGAAAACATCTCTGTCTGAACTTAAGCAACTGCAAGATGAAACTAGACAGGAAAAGGCCAGTTTGGCAGCTAACACCAGAAAATTAACAGAGACGAAAGACATATCTGAAAAGGAATTATCCAAACGTCTTAGCTTAGAGTCTACGTATGCGAAACTTCCATCTGAAATGGAAAAGAAGGAGAAAACAATCAGTGATCTAGAGGCAAAACTGTCAGAACAGAAAAAATCCCTGTCAGTACTGAAGCAACAACTGGCCGACGCTAGACGGAAAAAGGCAATTTTGCCAGACCTCATCAGAGAATTAACTGAGACAACAGACAAACATGAAAAGGAATCAACTAAACGTGTTAGCATAGAGGCCCAGTATGAAAATCTTTCATCTAAAATGGAAGAGACGGAAAAGATCACCAATGATTTAGAGGATAAACTGTCAGAGCAGAAACAATCTCTGTTTGTACTAAAGCAACTACTAGGTGAAGCTAGACAGGAAAAGGCAAGTTTGGCAGATTACATCAGAGAATTAACTGAGACAAAAGTCACAGCTGGACAGGAATTAACCAAACGTATTAACTTGGAGTCTAAGAATGAGAAACTGTTATCTGAAAAGAAAGAGAAGGAAAAGATCATCAGGGATCTAGAGGCAAAACTATTAGAAGAGAAACAATCTCAGTCGGAACAACAGTCTGTATTAAAGCAGCTACAAGATAAAACCAGACAGGAAAAGGCAATTTGGCTGATCAAATCAGAAAATTAA
- the LOC139144817 gene encoding putative leucine-rich repeat-containing protein DDB_G0290503 — MKQIHSIRQKDLSELEDNGKFISALEAKLSGQEEKQSESKLQSVLKQQLNEARKEKVTLRERSVELTRNIDSIEDELIRKCSTMKSVHEKFSSELKVAKKIISAVQAKLAGVQQIQSEVKLQCVLRQQINEARQEKATLEERSNELACLADTIEGELIRQCADIESELKKLSSELEAKEKIVSDLAAKLSGLEEINIVQKQQVHEVSEEDSEIGTEKSVLKNQLDTARHETTTLEEKIEELSQKLGKLNTILKSFIKRLRSMREKFSFKLEETGKIISDLDAKLLGLEDNQSERKNKFEGIKVEHLYSKDRDEVKEKKKIISHIEEKLSCLEKEESELKIHGMDDIRDRSPYSGDKIGQKVRWSRKKLRGPLQGKKFKHVRGLIFHRDKLLVCDLENSIVYILNQDYTCEKMLGSFSHSFPKPFQPRSIAVSQDKLYFILDVGNLQIIVCDHHDNIINKIMLPTDSDPRRIALVNGFVLITDVKYHRVLKYSQGGQYIAEVGGKGVGQTQFNNPFFVAVNSRDVIMVSDCDNHCIKCFDTEFNYLYQFSQYNNGQLFRPRSIAIDCEDNVYVCDAGNKRIVQCRSDGTWIRNHFEWVVDRPWYIAVANDCDRVAASGYQPNEITVFSQ, encoded by the exons ATGAAGCAAATACACTCTATAAGACAAAAAGATTTATCTGAACTAGAAGATAATGGCAAGTTCATCAGTGCTCTAGAAGCAAAATTGTCAGGTCAAGAAGAGAAACAGTCTGAGTCAAAACTACAGTCTGTGCTAAAACAACAACTTAATGAAGCTAGAAAGGAAAAAGTTACTTTAAGAGAACGTTCTGTAGAATTAACCCGGAATATAGAtagtattgaagatgaattaATCAGAAAATGTTCTACCATGAAGTCTGTACATGAGAAATTTTCATCTGAACTAAAAGTGGCGAAAAAGATCATCAGTGCTGTACAGGCAAAACTGGCAGGAGTACAGCAGATACAGTCAGAGGTGAAGCTACAGTGTGTATTAAGGCAACAAATTAATGAAGCTAGACAGGAAAAGGCAACTTTAGAAGAAAGATCCAATGAATTAGCATGTTTGGCAGATACAATTGAAGGGGAATTAATAAGACAATGTGCTGACATAGAGTCTGAGCTTAAGAAACTTTCATCTGAACTGGAAGCAAAGGAAAAGATCGTCAGTGATCTAGCAGCAAAACTGTCTGGGCTGGAAGAGATAAATATTGTGCAAAAGCAACAAGTCCATGAAGTAAGTGAGGAAGATTCTGAGATAGGTACTGAAAAATCAGTTCTAAAGAATCAACTAGATACAGCTAGACATGAAACGACCACTTTGGAAGAAAAAATTGAAGAATTATCACAGAAATTAGGCAAATTAAAtacaatattaaaatcatttatCAAGCGACTACGCTCTATGAGAgagaaattttcattcaaactGGAAGAGACGGGAAAGATCATCAGTGATCTAGATGCAAAACTGTTAGGTCTAGAAGACAATCAATCAGagaggaaaaataaatttgaaggtATCAAGGTCGAACATCTATATTCCAAAGACAGAGACGAAGTAAAAG AGAAGAAAAAGATCATCAGTCATATAGAGGAAAAACTTTCATGTCTAGAAAAGGAAGAGTCTGAGTTGAAGATACACGGAATGGATGACATCAGAGATCGAAGTCCATATTCTGGAGATAAGATAGGACAAAAAG tacgttggtcaagaaaaaaattgagaggtCCCCTGCAAGGAAAGAAGTTCAAACATGTGAGAGGTCTGATCTTTCACAGGGATAAACTCTTGGTGTGTGATCTAGAAAACAGTATTGTGTATATACTGAATCAAGATTACACATGTGAAAAGATGTTGGGAAGTTTCAGTCATTCCTTTCCCAAGCCATTCCAGCCACGATCCATAGCCGTCTCTCAGGACAAACTGTACTTCATCCTTGATGTTGGCAATTTGCAAATCATCGTTTGCGATCATCATGATAACatcataaataaaattatgctaCCAACAGACTCAGATCCCCGTCGCATAGCTCTTGTGAACGGGTTTGTTTTGATTACAGATGTCAAATATCACCGCGTCCTGAAGTATAGCCAGGGTGGACAGTATATTGCAGAGGTTGGTGGGAAAGGTGTCGGCCAAACACAATTCAACAACCCGTTCTTTGTCGCTGTTAACAGCAGAGATGTCATCATGGTGTCTGACTGTGACAATCactgcatcaagtgttttgatACTGAGTTCAATTACCTGTACCAATTCAGTCAGTACAATAATGGCCAACTGTTTCGCCCACGCAGCATTGCTATTGATTGTGAAgataatgtttatgtttgtgatgctggcAATAAAAGGATTGTACAATGCAGAAGTGATGGAACATGGATCCGTAATCATTTTGAGTGGGTTGTGGATAGACCCTGGTACATAGCAGTGGCCAATGATTGTGATAGAGTTGCTGCAAGTGGATATCAACCAAATGAAATTACTGTATTTAGTCAGTAG
- the LOC139144804 gene encoding piggyBac transposable element-derived protein 3-like codes for MDSYYTSAPLFDHLYVHNIAATGTCRMYTLGLPDEVKNAENYDPQVVPPDADDEERWPRGSFSVFQDGAMTVCAWKDTKMVKFMSTAVSAQRPNRALVRRQCKDKRTGAFERIEVICPNVAVMYNQYFRGVDLTDQQLAYYTPGRSSPRWHRAVFYHELNKHS; via the coding sequence atggactcatattACACTTCTGCCCCGTTGTTTGACCATCTCTACGTGCATAATATTGCTGCCACGGGAACCTGCAGAATGTACACCTTAGGCTTACCCGATGAAGTAAAGAATGCCGAAAACTATGATCCACAAGTCGTACCGCCTGATGCTGACGACGAAGAGCGATGGCCACGTGGTAGTTTCTCGGTATTTCAAGACGGCGCAATGACAGTATGTGCctggaaagacacaaaaatggtgaaatttatgagTACGGCAGTCTCTGCACAGAGACCGAATCGAGCGCTAGTGAGGCGCCaatgtaaagataaaagaaccgGTGCTTTTGAACGAATTGAAGTAATATGCCCGAATGTTGCTGTAATGTACAATCAGTACTTCAGAGGTGTTGACTTGACCGATCAACAGCTGGCTTACTACACGCCAGGTCGATCATCGCCACGGTGGCACAGAGCTGTGTTTTACCACGAGCTGAACAAGCACTCATGA